AAAATTACCCAATCGGGAACAACTAGGAATCATTTGAATACGATGAATCGGTATCGTTAAATTTTGGGGATAGTAATAAACAGGGCTTGTACAATTGTCTGTAGAATATTTGGATATAAGATTTTATTGAAAACGAACATACGTTCTTGTATGATGATTGCAATAAGGTTTAAATGAGGTGATGGTTTTGATCACTTATGTTGTTGGTGACTTGTTAAAGAGTCCTGCGCGGGTATTAGTAAATACGGTTAATACAGTTGGTGTTATGGGGAAGGGAATAGCCAAAGATTTTAAGACCATTTACCCCGAAATGTTTAAACAATACCAGCTTTTTTGTGAAAACAAGCAATTTAACATTGGTCAATTATGGCTTTATAGGACAAAACACAAATGGATATTGAATTTTCCTACCAAAAAGGATTGGAAACATCCCTCGAAAATCGAATATATCGAAGCAGGTTTACAAAAGTTTGTTAACACATATGCTGATGTAGGCATTACATCAATTGCTTTTCCTATGCTTGGTTGTGGAAACGGGGGCTTAAATTGGGATACAGAAGTGCGCCCTTTAATGGAAAAATACTTAAAGAATCTTCCGATTGATGTCTATATTCATTTGTATCGTCAAGGGCAATTTACGAGTGAACAACGGAACATTCGTGCAACAAAACAATGGTTAAGAAGCGAGCCGGAAGCTATGCCGTTTACGGAGGTTTGGGAAGATTTATATGAAATATTGGCTAAGGAAGATTCATTTTTCACCTTGGATCACAAGATTGGATTTACAGTTTCGGTAATTAGAGAACCCGAAATTAATCTTGAAATAAAAGCACTTGGAAACGTTTATCGTGTGTATTTTAACCAGTTGGTAGATCTCTGGCAACATATTCGGAGTCTGGGTTATGTAATGACTGGCAGTATGCCTAATGGATTAGAAAGATACTCTCCTTATTTAATTGCGTTACTTGATAAACTACCCTATTTACATCCAGTTTTGATTTCATCAAATTATCAAGAAATAAAGGAAAATCCAATTGGTCTACAATACATTCCTTTTGTTTCAGATAATCATCTAACTGCATATGAGGTAAATGTACAATGAATACGAAATCAGACGCAAATGAAATCCGCATCTTTATAGATCAATTACAAAAGGCGGATTTTTTGGATGATTCTCGGTCCTGGTGGCCGAGATTTATTTTTCATTTTACAAATATTAACAATGCGGTTGAGATACTTGAAAAGGGTAAACTTTTTTCGAGAAATAAACTTAAAAAAACAGGTGGCATGGTAACAGATAATGCCAGTACGGAGGTTATTCAACAAACAGATGGAAGATGGAAAGATTTTGTTAGATTGTATTTTCGCCCCCGCACACCTACACAAAATAGGAATGAAGGATATAGGCCGCTAGCACAACGTAAATTACAATCACATTGTCCAGTACCTATCTATTTTATGTTTGACGCTAAGCAGTTGCTTTCAAGGGAAGATGCATATTTTAGCAAAGGGAGTTTGGCAGCAGCCTCTACAAATATTTATTCGAAAGCAGTCGATTTTAAAGAAATCCCTTTTCAATTAGTCTATCATGATTCTTGGTTTGAACCTCATGAGAGGGCTTCAATCATACATCACCGCCAAGCAGAGGTAGTGGTGAAAGATGAACTGGATCTGGAGAATCTCAAACATATTTGGTGTAGAAGTGAAGCTGAATATAAAACATTACTTAATTTACTAAGTCCCAAGACTCGGGAAAAGTGGAAAAGTAAAATAGGAGGTGGGAAAAAGGGGAATCTTTTTTTTCGTGATTGGATTTTTGTTGAGGAAGTCAATATGAATAAAGACAGCATAACGTTCAAGTTCAATGTACCCATGGAGACCTTTGACGTTGTTGCTATAAAAGTTAAAATTACAGAAATGTATACGCAAACGAATTTTATATGGGAGAATACAGAATATAAAATTAAAAATACATTGGAAATCAGTTTGAAAAATTTAGAGAGACCAGAGATTTATGATGTAACACTCTTAATAGACAATCAAATAATGTTTTTTGACAAATATAACGAACTGGATTTCTACTTACCATTCTAATGGATTTGTAAGTTAAAGAGTACTTAAGCAAGTTTTTACTATGCGCAATTTTGATTGTAAAGTGAGAAATGGAGAGAAATAAAATGAAGACCGTTCTCGTCACGGGAGGAGCCGGCTATATCGGCAGCCATACTGTTCAGGTGCTGCTTCAAAAAGGGTATTCGGTTGTTGTCCTCGATAACCTGACAACCGGACATCGGGAAGCGATTGACGTGCTGTCGCAATCGTTGAAAGGTACATCATCCGAACAACTATCTTTTTATCACGGTGATATTGCAGATCGTGCGCTTGTGAAAGAAATCGTCGTCCGGCATGATGTGAATGCGGTGATCCATTTTGCCGCCAAGAGTCTGGTGGGCGAGT
The sequence above is a segment of the Effusibacillus dendaii genome. Coding sequences within it:
- a CDS encoding macro domain-containing protein codes for the protein MITYVVGDLLKSPARVLVNTVNTVGVMGKGIAKDFKTIYPEMFKQYQLFCENKQFNIGQLWLYRTKHKWILNFPTKKDWKHPSKIEYIEAGLQKFVNTYADVGITSIAFPMLGCGNGGLNWDTEVRPLMEKYLKNLPIDVYIHLYRQGQFTSEQRNIRATKQWLRSEPEAMPFTEVWEDLYEILAKEDSFFTLDHKIGFTVSVIREPEINLEIKALGNVYRVYFNQLVDLWQHIRSLGYVMTGSMPNGLERYSPYLIALLDKLPYLHPVLISSNYQEIKENPIGLQYIPFVSDNHLTAYEVNVQ
- a CDS encoding DUF4433 domain-containing protein; its protein translation is MNTKSDANEIRIFIDQLQKADFLDDSRSWWPRFIFHFTNINNAVEILEKGKLFSRNKLKKTGGMVTDNASTEVIQQTDGRWKDFVRLYFRPRTPTQNRNEGYRPLAQRKLQSHCPVPIYFMFDAKQLLSREDAYFSKGSLAAASTNIYSKAVDFKEIPFQLVYHDSWFEPHERASIIHHRQAEVVVKDELDLENLKHIWCRSEAEYKTLLNLLSPKTREKWKSKIGGGKKGNLFFRDWIFVEEVNMNKDSITFKFNVPMETFDVVAIKVKITEMYTQTNFIWENTEYKIKNTLEISLKNLERPEIYDVTLLIDNQIMFFDKYNELDFYLPF